CCCCCTCCACCGCCTCACCGGCCTTCTCCGGGGGTGAGACGAGCTCTGAGGTTACGGTCGGGGCGACCTTGTGGCTCTCGAGGTAGCGGACCTCTTTGAGGTCGAGGAGCCGCATCGCCATCTCGGCGATCCCCCTCCTCATCATCGGCCACTCCCGATAGTAGCTCATCTCCCAGGGGGACTCGATCTCGGCTACGTCCCCCTCCAGGATCTGGGCCTTGAGGTCTATCTTGGCGAAGATCCTGATCAGGCCCTCCAGCTTCTCCAGCTTATCCTCGATCCGTTCGACGATGGTGTAGTCGTACTTGACGACCTTGTCGGCGAGGACGTGGTTGTAGTCGATCCGCGCCTTCCTCCCGATGATCCGGGTGAGGGTCCCCATCTTCCCGTCCACCGAGACCCGCATCCCGATCTCAGGCCTCTCCTTCTTGAACTTGGTGAGGGGGATCAGCTCGACGTCCTCGGGGTCGCGGACCCCGTAGGCCTTCTCCGGGGGGACCTCCACGCTACCGGAGGCGCCTATCTCCTTTCCGATCAGCTCCTCTTTGAACCCCGCCACCACGTCCCCTGACCCGACGATGATGAGGGCGGGGCCGTACTCGACCCCCTCCTCGTAGATGTCGTTCTTCATAGCCAGGTCCCGGTCCGTGGTGGAGATCACCCGGCCGTCGACGCTCTCGGTGTAATCTACCCTGATGAAATCTCCGTCTTTTACCGTCATCTTGAACTCCGTCCTTCGAAAGGATAACTAGCGTTCCAGCCTAATTGC
The sequence above is drawn from the Methanothrix harundinacea 6Ac genome and encodes:
- a CDS encoding FKBP-type peptidyl-prolyl cis-trans isomerase gives rise to the protein MTVKDGDFIRVDYTESVDGRVISTTDRDLAMKNDIYEEGVEYGPALIIVGSGDVVAGFKEELIGKEIGASGSVEVPPEKAYGVRDPEDVELIPLTKFKKERPEIGMRVSVDGKMGTLTRIIGRKARIDYNHVLADKVVKYDYTIVERIEDKLEKLEGLIRIFAKIDLKAQILEGDVAEIESPWEMSYYREWPMMRRGIAEMAMRLLDLKEVRYLESHKVAPTVTSELVSPPEKAGEAVEGGSSPSAGETSE